In Pithys albifrons albifrons isolate INPA30051 chromosome 16, PitAlb_v1, whole genome shotgun sequence, a genomic segment contains:
- the TRAF7 gene encoding E3 ubiquitin-protein ligase TRAF7 isoform X1 — translation MSSNKNTRYNRFSSGTTSITPAENTNGTRMETTFGPAYSAVTTITKADGTNTFKQHRRTPSSSSTLTYSPRDEDDGMPPISTPRRSDSAISVRSLHSESNMSLRSTFSLHEEEEEPEPLVFAEQPSVKLCCQLCCSVFKDPVITTCGHTFCRRCALTSEKCPVDNAKLTVVVNNIAVAEQIGELFIHCKYGCRAAASSKPTAFEVDPRGCPFTIKLSARKDHESSCDYRPVRCPNNPSCPPLLKMNLEAHLKECEHIKCPHSKYGCTFIGNQDTYETHLETCKFEGLKEFLQQTDDRFHEMQVAMAQKDQEIAFLRSMLGKLSEKIDQLEKNLELKFDVLDENQSKLSEDLMEFRRDASMLNDELSHINARLNMGILGSYDPQQIFKCKGTFVGHQGPVWCLCVYSIGDLLFSGSSDKTIKVWDTCTTYKCQKTLEGHDGIVLALCIQGNKLYSGSADCTIIVWDIQNLQKVNTIRAHDNPVCTLVSSHNMLFSGSLKAIKVWDIVGTELKLKKELTGLNHWVRALVASQNYLYSGSYQTIKIWDIRNLECVHVLQTSGGSVYSIAVTNHHIVCGTYENLIHVWDIETKEQVRTLTGHVGTVYALAVISTPDQTKVFSASYDRSLRVWSMDNMICTQTLLRHQGSVTALAVSRGRLFSGAVDSTVKVWTC, via the exons ATGAGCTCAAACAAGAACACTCGCTACAATCGTTTCTCCAGTGGCACAACAAGCATCACTCCTGCTGAAAACACTAACGGG ACAAGAATGGAAACAACTTTTGGACCAGCCTACTCTGCTGTGACAACCATCACAAAGG CTGACGGGACCAATACTTTTAAGCAGCACCGTCGGACCCCGTCCTCCTCCAGCACACTCACCTACTCCCCACGGGATGAGGATGATGGCATG CCCCCGATCAGCACCCCACGCCGCTCTGACTCTGCCATCTCCGTCCGTTCATTGCACTCCGAGTCCAACATGTCCTTGCGCTCGACGTTCTCACTccatgaggaagaggaggagcca gagcccCTGGTGTTTGCTGAGCAGCCCTCTGTgaagctgtgctgccagctgtgctgcagtgtgTTTAAGGATCCAGTCATCACAACCTGTGGG cacaCGTTTTGTAGAAGATGTGCCTTAACATCTG aGAAGTGCCCCGTGGACAATGCCAAGCTGACCGTGGTGGTGAACAACATCGCGGTGGCCGAGCAGATCGGGGAGCTGTTCATCCACTGCAAGTACGGGTGCCGGGCTGCGGCCAGCAGCAAGCCCACCGCCTTCGAGGTGGACCCCCGCGGCTGTCCCTTCACAATCAAGCTCAGTGCCAGGAA AGACCATGAGAGCAGCTGTGACTACCGGCCTGTGCGCTGCCCCAACAACCCcagctgccctcccctcctcaaAATGAACCTGGAGGCACACCTGAAGGAGTGTGAGCACATCAAGTGTCCCCACTCCAAATACGG GTGCACATTCATTGGAAACCAAGACACTTATGAGACCCACCTGGAGACATGCAAGTTTGAGGGGCTGAAGGAGTTCCTGCAGCAGACAGATGATCGCTTCCATGAGATGCAGGTGGCAATGGCCCAGAAGGACCAGGAAATTGCCTTCCTGCGCTCCATGCTGGGCAAGCTCTCTGAGAAAATCGACCAGCTGGAGAAGAACCTGGAGCTGAAGTTTG ACGTGCTGGACGAGAACCAGAGCAAGCTGAGCGAGGACCTGATGGAATTCCGCAGGGACGCCTCCATGCTGAAC gaTGAGCTCTCCCACATCAATGCTCGGCTCAACATGGGCATCCTTGGAT CCTATGATCCTCAGCAGATCTTCAAGTGCAAGGGGACCTTTGTGGGCCACCAGGGCCCTGtgtggtgtttgtgtgtgtactCCATAGGAGACTTGCTCTTCAGTGGCTCCTCAGACAAAACCATTAAG GTGTGGGATACCTGTACCACATACAAGTGCCAAAAGACCTTGGAGGGTCATGATGGAATTGTACTGGCTCTCTGCATCCAGGG GAACAAGCTGTACAGTGGCTCTGCTGACTGCACCATCATT GTCTGGGATATTCAAAACCTGCAGAAGGTGAACACAATCCGAGCACACGACAATCCTGTTTGCACTTTGGTCTCCTCACACAACATGCTCTTCAGCGGCTCACTCAAAGCCATCAAG GTCTGGGATATTGTAGGTACTGAGCTCAAGCTGAAGAAGGAGCTGACAGGTCTCAATCACTGGGTGCGAGCACTGGTGGCTTCCCAGAACTATCTCTACAGTGGATCCTACCAGACCATCAAG ATCTGGGACATCCGCAACCTGGAGTGTGTCCATGTGCTGCAGACGTCCGGGGGCAGCGTGTACTCCATCGCCGTCACCAACCACCACATCGTGTGTGGCACCTACGAGAACCTCATCCAT GTCTGGGATATAGAGACAAAGGAACAGGTCCGCACACTGActgggcacgtggggacagTCTATGCCCTCGCCGTCATCTCCACACCAGACCAAACCAAAGTCTTCAGCGCGTCGTACGACCGGTCGCTCAGG GTGTGGAGCATGGACAACATGATCTGCACCCAGACACTGCTGCGACACCAGGGCAGTGTCACCGCCCTTGCCGTGTCCCGCGGCCGCCTCTTCTCCGGCGCTGTGGACAGCACTGTAAAG GTCTGGACGTGCTAG
- the TRAF7 gene encoding E3 ubiquitin-protein ligase TRAF7 isoform X2: METTFGPAYSAVTTITKADGTNTFKQHRRTPSSSSTLTYSPRDEDDGMPPISTPRRSDSAISVRSLHSESNMSLRSTFSLHEEEEEPEPLVFAEQPSVKLCCQLCCSVFKDPVITTCGHTFCRRCALTSEKCPVDNAKLTVVVNNIAVAEQIGELFIHCKYGCRAAASSKPTAFEVDPRGCPFTIKLSARKDHESSCDYRPVRCPNNPSCPPLLKMNLEAHLKECEHIKCPHSKYGCTFIGNQDTYETHLETCKFEGLKEFLQQTDDRFHEMQVAMAQKDQEIAFLRSMLGKLSEKIDQLEKNLELKFDVLDENQSKLSEDLMEFRRDASMLNDELSHINARLNMGILGSYDPQQIFKCKGTFVGHQGPVWCLCVYSIGDLLFSGSSDKTIKVWDTCTTYKCQKTLEGHDGIVLALCIQGNKLYSGSADCTIIVWDIQNLQKVNTIRAHDNPVCTLVSSHNMLFSGSLKAIKVWDIVGTELKLKKELTGLNHWVRALVASQNYLYSGSYQTIKIWDIRNLECVHVLQTSGGSVYSIAVTNHHIVCGTYENLIHVWDIETKEQVRTLTGHVGTVYALAVISTPDQTKVFSASYDRSLRVWSMDNMICTQTLLRHQGSVTALAVSRGRLFSGAVDSTVKVWTC; the protein is encoded by the exons ATGGAAACAACTTTTGGACCAGCCTACTCTGCTGTGACAACCATCACAAAGG CTGACGGGACCAATACTTTTAAGCAGCACCGTCGGACCCCGTCCTCCTCCAGCACACTCACCTACTCCCCACGGGATGAGGATGATGGCATG CCCCCGATCAGCACCCCACGCCGCTCTGACTCTGCCATCTCCGTCCGTTCATTGCACTCCGAGTCCAACATGTCCTTGCGCTCGACGTTCTCACTccatgaggaagaggaggagcca gagcccCTGGTGTTTGCTGAGCAGCCCTCTGTgaagctgtgctgccagctgtgctgcagtgtgTTTAAGGATCCAGTCATCACAACCTGTGGG cacaCGTTTTGTAGAAGATGTGCCTTAACATCTG aGAAGTGCCCCGTGGACAATGCCAAGCTGACCGTGGTGGTGAACAACATCGCGGTGGCCGAGCAGATCGGGGAGCTGTTCATCCACTGCAAGTACGGGTGCCGGGCTGCGGCCAGCAGCAAGCCCACCGCCTTCGAGGTGGACCCCCGCGGCTGTCCCTTCACAATCAAGCTCAGTGCCAGGAA AGACCATGAGAGCAGCTGTGACTACCGGCCTGTGCGCTGCCCCAACAACCCcagctgccctcccctcctcaaAATGAACCTGGAGGCACACCTGAAGGAGTGTGAGCACATCAAGTGTCCCCACTCCAAATACGG GTGCACATTCATTGGAAACCAAGACACTTATGAGACCCACCTGGAGACATGCAAGTTTGAGGGGCTGAAGGAGTTCCTGCAGCAGACAGATGATCGCTTCCATGAGATGCAGGTGGCAATGGCCCAGAAGGACCAGGAAATTGCCTTCCTGCGCTCCATGCTGGGCAAGCTCTCTGAGAAAATCGACCAGCTGGAGAAGAACCTGGAGCTGAAGTTTG ACGTGCTGGACGAGAACCAGAGCAAGCTGAGCGAGGACCTGATGGAATTCCGCAGGGACGCCTCCATGCTGAAC gaTGAGCTCTCCCACATCAATGCTCGGCTCAACATGGGCATCCTTGGAT CCTATGATCCTCAGCAGATCTTCAAGTGCAAGGGGACCTTTGTGGGCCACCAGGGCCCTGtgtggtgtttgtgtgtgtactCCATAGGAGACTTGCTCTTCAGTGGCTCCTCAGACAAAACCATTAAG GTGTGGGATACCTGTACCACATACAAGTGCCAAAAGACCTTGGAGGGTCATGATGGAATTGTACTGGCTCTCTGCATCCAGGG GAACAAGCTGTACAGTGGCTCTGCTGACTGCACCATCATT GTCTGGGATATTCAAAACCTGCAGAAGGTGAACACAATCCGAGCACACGACAATCCTGTTTGCACTTTGGTCTCCTCACACAACATGCTCTTCAGCGGCTCACTCAAAGCCATCAAG GTCTGGGATATTGTAGGTACTGAGCTCAAGCTGAAGAAGGAGCTGACAGGTCTCAATCACTGGGTGCGAGCACTGGTGGCTTCCCAGAACTATCTCTACAGTGGATCCTACCAGACCATCAAG ATCTGGGACATCCGCAACCTGGAGTGTGTCCATGTGCTGCAGACGTCCGGGGGCAGCGTGTACTCCATCGCCGTCACCAACCACCACATCGTGTGTGGCACCTACGAGAACCTCATCCAT GTCTGGGATATAGAGACAAAGGAACAGGTCCGCACACTGActgggcacgtggggacagTCTATGCCCTCGCCGTCATCTCCACACCAGACCAAACCAAAGTCTTCAGCGCGTCGTACGACCGGTCGCTCAGG GTGTGGAGCATGGACAACATGATCTGCACCCAGACACTGCTGCGACACCAGGGCAGTGTCACCGCCCTTGCCGTGTCCCGCGGCCGCCTCTTCTCCGGCGCTGTGGACAGCACTGTAAAG GTCTGGACGTGCTAG
- the TRAF7 gene encoding E3 ubiquitin-protein ligase TRAF7 isoform X3 — MSLRSTFSLHEEEEEPEPLVFAEQPSVKLCCQLCCSVFKDPVITTCGHTFCRRCALTSEKCPVDNAKLTVVVNNIAVAEQIGELFIHCKYGCRAAASSKPTAFEVDPRGCPFTIKLSARKDHESSCDYRPVRCPNNPSCPPLLKMNLEAHLKECEHIKCPHSKYGCTFIGNQDTYETHLETCKFEGLKEFLQQTDDRFHEMQVAMAQKDQEIAFLRSMLGKLSEKIDQLEKNLELKFDVLDENQSKLSEDLMEFRRDASMLNDELSHINARLNMGILGSYDPQQIFKCKGTFVGHQGPVWCLCVYSIGDLLFSGSSDKTIKVWDTCTTYKCQKTLEGHDGIVLALCIQGNKLYSGSADCTIIVWDIQNLQKVNTIRAHDNPVCTLVSSHNMLFSGSLKAIKVWDIVGTELKLKKELTGLNHWVRALVASQNYLYSGSYQTIKIWDIRNLECVHVLQTSGGSVYSIAVTNHHIVCGTYENLIHVWDIETKEQVRTLTGHVGTVYALAVISTPDQTKVFSASYDRSLRVWSMDNMICTQTLLRHQGSVTALAVSRGRLFSGAVDSTVKVWTC; from the exons ATGTCCTTGCGCTCGACGTTCTCACTccatgaggaagaggaggagcca gagcccCTGGTGTTTGCTGAGCAGCCCTCTGTgaagctgtgctgccagctgtgctgcagtgtgTTTAAGGATCCAGTCATCACAACCTGTGGG cacaCGTTTTGTAGAAGATGTGCCTTAACATCTG aGAAGTGCCCCGTGGACAATGCCAAGCTGACCGTGGTGGTGAACAACATCGCGGTGGCCGAGCAGATCGGGGAGCTGTTCATCCACTGCAAGTACGGGTGCCGGGCTGCGGCCAGCAGCAAGCCCACCGCCTTCGAGGTGGACCCCCGCGGCTGTCCCTTCACAATCAAGCTCAGTGCCAGGAA AGACCATGAGAGCAGCTGTGACTACCGGCCTGTGCGCTGCCCCAACAACCCcagctgccctcccctcctcaaAATGAACCTGGAGGCACACCTGAAGGAGTGTGAGCACATCAAGTGTCCCCACTCCAAATACGG GTGCACATTCATTGGAAACCAAGACACTTATGAGACCCACCTGGAGACATGCAAGTTTGAGGGGCTGAAGGAGTTCCTGCAGCAGACAGATGATCGCTTCCATGAGATGCAGGTGGCAATGGCCCAGAAGGACCAGGAAATTGCCTTCCTGCGCTCCATGCTGGGCAAGCTCTCTGAGAAAATCGACCAGCTGGAGAAGAACCTGGAGCTGAAGTTTG ACGTGCTGGACGAGAACCAGAGCAAGCTGAGCGAGGACCTGATGGAATTCCGCAGGGACGCCTCCATGCTGAAC gaTGAGCTCTCCCACATCAATGCTCGGCTCAACATGGGCATCCTTGGAT CCTATGATCCTCAGCAGATCTTCAAGTGCAAGGGGACCTTTGTGGGCCACCAGGGCCCTGtgtggtgtttgtgtgtgtactCCATAGGAGACTTGCTCTTCAGTGGCTCCTCAGACAAAACCATTAAG GTGTGGGATACCTGTACCACATACAAGTGCCAAAAGACCTTGGAGGGTCATGATGGAATTGTACTGGCTCTCTGCATCCAGGG GAACAAGCTGTACAGTGGCTCTGCTGACTGCACCATCATT GTCTGGGATATTCAAAACCTGCAGAAGGTGAACACAATCCGAGCACACGACAATCCTGTTTGCACTTTGGTCTCCTCACACAACATGCTCTTCAGCGGCTCACTCAAAGCCATCAAG GTCTGGGATATTGTAGGTACTGAGCTCAAGCTGAAGAAGGAGCTGACAGGTCTCAATCACTGGGTGCGAGCACTGGTGGCTTCCCAGAACTATCTCTACAGTGGATCCTACCAGACCATCAAG ATCTGGGACATCCGCAACCTGGAGTGTGTCCATGTGCTGCAGACGTCCGGGGGCAGCGTGTACTCCATCGCCGTCACCAACCACCACATCGTGTGTGGCACCTACGAGAACCTCATCCAT GTCTGGGATATAGAGACAAAGGAACAGGTCCGCACACTGActgggcacgtggggacagTCTATGCCCTCGCCGTCATCTCCACACCAGACCAAACCAAAGTCTTCAGCGCGTCGTACGACCGGTCGCTCAGG GTGTGGAGCATGGACAACATGATCTGCACCCAGACACTGCTGCGACACCAGGGCAGTGTCACCGCCCTTGCCGTGTCCCGCGGCCGCCTCTTCTCCGGCGCTGTGGACAGCACTGTAAAG GTCTGGACGTGCTAG